The following coding sequences are from one Streptomyces venezuelae window:
- a CDS encoding uridine kinase, which produces MRLEPITWERLADTLADRLLGLKTADGGSWPRVAVDGAPADGAGGTGELAHRVADALRLRGRSALVVGTEGFLRPASLRFEYGHEDVEAYYSGWFDTGALWREVFGPLDPGGSGRVLPDLWDPVADRATRSPYLELPPGGVLLLHGPLLLGHWFPFDLTLHVRLSPGALARRTPEGERWKLPAFERYESEVDPAATADVVVRADDPRHPAWRG; this is translated from the coding sequence GTGCGACTCGAACCGATCACCTGGGAACGACTGGCCGACACGCTGGCCGACCGCCTGCTCGGCCTGAAGACGGCCGACGGGGGCTCCTGGCCGCGCGTCGCCGTCGACGGGGCGCCGGCCGACGGCGCGGGCGGCACCGGCGAACTGGCGCACCGGGTGGCCGATGCCCTGCGGCTGCGCGGGCGGAGCGCCCTGGTGGTCGGCACGGAGGGCTTCCTGCGGCCCGCGTCGCTGCGGTTCGAGTACGGCCACGAGGACGTGGAGGCCTACTACAGCGGCTGGTTCGACACCGGCGCGCTGTGGCGCGAGGTCTTCGGGCCGCTGGACCCCGGCGGCTCGGGGCGGGTCCTGCCCGACCTGTGGGACCCGGTGGCGGACCGGGCGACCCGCAGCCCGTACCTGGAGCTGCCGCCGGGCGGCGTGCTGTTGCTGCACGGCCCGCTGCTCCTCGGCCACTGGTTCCCGTTCGACCTGACCCTGCACGTGCGGCTCTCGCCGGGCGCCCTGGCGCGGCGCACGCCGGAGGGCGAGCGGTGGAAACTCCCCGCGTTCGAGCGGTACGAGTCGGAGGTCGACCCCGCGGCGACGGCGGATGTGGTCGTCCGCGCGGACGACCCGCGGCACCCGGCGTGGCGGGGATGA
- a CDS encoding DUF397 domain-containing protein encodes MPARDLGTEGWHKPWSGGNGGNCLEAMKLDDGRVAVRQSADPDGPALIYTHGEINAFIQGAKAGEADFLLS; translated from the coding sequence ATGCCCGCCCGAGACCTGGGCACCGAGGGCTGGCACAAGCCCTGGAGCGGCGGCAACGGCGGCAACTGCCTGGAAGCCATGAAGCTCGACGACGGGCGCGTCGCCGTGCGCCAGTCCGCCGACCCCGACGGTCCCGCGCTCATCTACACCCACGGGGAGATCAACGCGTTCATCCAGGGCGCGAAGGCCGGCGAGGCGGACTTCCTGCTGTCCTGA
- a CDS encoding DUF2293 domain-containing protein — protein MASPPGRSVAPRDPAAPRDAAAAPDSAGPLVVQPLKRRRCAECGAGPLAMLALEGGEPRCLDCADLGHLVYLPRGDTALTRRAREDSGLSAVVVRFHRRRGRHERQGVLVEEAALARAERRCLADAEARARRRARDAARRAAEDVRFTEAFAAEIHRLFPGCPLDRAHAIAAHASVRGSGRVGRSAAGRALSKGAVTAAVVAAVRHTATPYDQLLMSGVPRGQARRRIAAAVESTLRAWREP, from the coding sequence ATGGCGAGCCCACCCGGTCGTTCCGTCGCCCCACGCGACCCCGCCGCCCCACGCGACGCCGCCGCCGCGCCCGACTCCGCCGGTCCCCTGGTGGTCCAGCCCTTGAAGCGGCGGCGCTGCGCGGAGTGCGGCGCAGGGCCGCTCGCGATGCTCGCCCTGGAGGGCGGCGAACCGCGCTGCCTGGACTGTGCCGACCTCGGGCACCTCGTGTATCTGCCGCGTGGCGACACCGCGCTGACCCGGCGGGCCCGCGAGGACAGCGGGCTCTCGGCGGTCGTGGTCCGCTTCCACCGGCGCCGCGGCCGGCACGAGCGGCAGGGCGTCCTCGTCGAGGAGGCCGCGCTGGCCCGTGCCGAGCGGCGCTGTCTCGCGGACGCGGAGGCACGGGCGCGCCGCCGGGCCAGGGACGCGGCGCGCCGGGCCGCGGAGGACGTCCGGTTCACTGAGGCGTTCGCCGCGGAGATCCACCGGCTCTTCCCCGGCTGCCCCCTGGACCGCGCCCACGCCATCGCCGCGCACGCGTCGGTGCGGGGCAGTGGCCGGGTAGGGCGCAGCGCGGCGGGGCGGGCCCTGTCGAAGGGAGCGGTGACGGCGGCCGTCGTGGCGGCGGTACGCCACACGGCGACGCCCTACGACCAGTTGCTGATGAGCGGAGTGCCTCGCGGGCAGGCGCGGCGACGGATCGCCGCGGCGGTCGAGTCGACCCTGCGCGCCTGGCGCGAGCCGTGA
- a CDS encoding DUF1772 domain-containing protein, whose amino-acid sequence MIAGPYFVLTVLGALACGLAAGVFAAFSTFVMRGLAALPPAQGIAAMNRINVAAVAPAFMAVFLGATGLCAVLAVVTFVLWPEEGTVELLLGSALHVVGSFGVTVVANVPRNDALAKVDPDSAEGAAYWRTYVREWTLWNHVRTGASLAATAAFILALT is encoded by the coding sequence ATGATCGCCGGACCGTACTTCGTGCTCACCGTGCTCGGGGCGCTCGCCTGCGGCCTCGCCGCCGGAGTCTTCGCCGCGTTCTCGACCTTCGTGATGCGGGGTCTCGCCGCGCTGCCCCCGGCCCAGGGCATCGCCGCGATGAACCGCATCAACGTCGCCGCGGTCGCCCCCGCCTTCATGGCCGTGTTCCTCGGCGCGACCGGGCTCTGTGCGGTGCTTGCCGTCGTGACCTTCGTTCTCTGGCCCGAGGAGGGCACCGTCGAGCTGCTGCTCGGCAGCGCGCTCCACGTCGTCGGCTCGTTCGGGGTGACCGTCGTGGCGAACGTTCCCCGCAACGACGCCCTCGCGAAGGTGGACCCGGACAGCGCGGAGGGCGCCGCGTACTGGCGCACGTACGTCCGTGAGTGGACCCTGTGGAACCACGTCCGCACCGGCGCCTCGCTCGCCGCGACGGCGGCCTTCATCCTCGCGCTGACCTGA
- a CDS encoding SAM-dependent methyltransferase, giving the protein MTDSSYIDTSKPHPARMYDWFLGGKDNYPVDEEMGRQLVAMDGRVLTTARANRAFMQRATRWLASQGVRQFLDIGTGIPTEPNLHQIAQGIAPESRIVYCDNDPIVLAHAEALLRSTPQGVTEYIQADFREPERILDEASKVLDLERPVALCLVALLHFIADEDGAYDLVDRLMRALPAGSHLMLSHGTSDFTPETAKQAGELYKARGMTLALRTQAEVERFFEGYELVMPGVSVLDRWKPELGEWTPESEEGPTPGYGAVARKP; this is encoded by the coding sequence ATGACCGACTCGTCGTACATCGACACCAGCAAGCCGCACCCCGCACGGATGTACGACTGGTTCCTCGGGGGCAAGGACAACTACCCCGTGGACGAGGAGATGGGGCGGCAGCTCGTCGCGATGGACGGACGGGTCCTGACGACGGCGCGCGCCAACCGCGCGTTCATGCAGCGAGCCACGCGCTGGCTCGCCTCCCAGGGGGTACGGCAGTTCCTGGACATCGGCACCGGCATACCGACCGAGCCGAACCTCCACCAGATCGCCCAGGGGATCGCCCCCGAGTCCCGGATCGTCTACTGCGACAACGATCCCATCGTCCTCGCCCACGCGGAGGCGTTGCTGCGCTCGACGCCGCAGGGCGTCACCGAGTACATCCAGGCGGACTTCCGTGAGCCGGAGAGGATCCTGGACGAGGCCTCGAAGGTCCTGGACCTCGAACGGCCCGTGGCCCTGTGCCTGGTCGCGCTGCTGCACTTCATCGCGGACGAGGACGGCGCGTACGACCTGGTGGACCGGCTGATGCGGGCGCTGCCCGCCGGCAGCCACCTGATGCTGTCGCACGGCACGTCCGACTTCACCCCGGAGACGGCGAAGCAGGCCGGCGAGCTCTACAAGGCACGCGGCATGACGCTGGCACTGCGCACGCAGGCCGAGGTGGAACGCTTCTTCGAGGGTTACGAGCTGGTGATGCCCGGCGTGTCGGTGCTCGACCGCTGGAAGCCGGAACTGGGCGAGTGGACACCGGAGTCGGAGGAGGGTCCCACGCCGGGGTACGGGGCGGTGGCGCGGAAGCCCTGA